AAAAAGTTGATAACAAAATTGAATCAGAAGCTTTGATCAGATCAGTAAAAGCAACTTTTGAAACATATGTAAAACTCAATAAACGTATTCCACCTGAAATGCTCATGTCAGTTGCGAGTATTGATAGCCCGGGGCGTTTGGCAGACACTATTGTTGCCCAACTTAATCTCAAACTTGAAGACAAACAAAAAGCTCTTGAGATTAGTGATCCAGGTAAACGTCTTGAAGAACTTTTAAGTCTCATGAGTGGTGAGATTGAAATTTTGCAAGTTGAGAAAAAGATTCGCTCCCGTGTTAAAAAGCAAATGGAGAAATCTCAAAAAGAATATTATCTCAACGAGCAAATGCAAGCCATTCAGAAAGAACTTGGCGAGAAAGATGATTTCCAACAAGAGATTATTGAACTTGAAAAAGCTTTCAAGAATAAGCCTTTGAGCAAAGAAGCATCTGAGAAAGTAAAAAAAGAAATCAAAAAACTCAAGATGATGTCGCCCATGTCTGCAGAAGCAACAGTTGTTAGAAATTACATCGACTGGGTTTTGTGTTTGCCATGGCAAAAATATTCTAAAGATAAAACAGATATCGTGGCAGCAGAGAAAATTTTAGAATCAGATCACTACGGTCTTGAAAAAGTTAAAGAGCGAATTCTTGAGTACCTCGCTGTTCAAAGTTTGGTTGAATCTCAAAAGGGTCCAATCTTGTGTCTCGTTGGCCCTCCCGGGGTTGGTAAGACTTCATTGGCAAAATCTATTTCTAAATCTATGAATCGTAACTTCGTACGCATCAGCCTTGGTGGAGTGCGTGATGAAGCTGAGGTTCGTGGACATCGACGTACATACATCGGTGCAATGCCTGGCAAGATTATTCAAGCCATGAAAAAAGCAGATACAGGAAACCCTGTTTTCTTGCTCGATGAAATCGATAAGATGAGTACCGATTTTAGAGGCGATCCCTCAAGTGCTTTACTAGAGGTTTTAGATCCCGAGCAAAATATTAATTTCGGCGATCACTACCTTGAAGTTGATTATGACTTAAGTAAGGTGACTTTTATCACAACGGCGAACTCACTTCATTCTATCCCAAGACCACTCCTTGATCGTATGGAGATCATCGGTCTTGAAGGGTATACAGAAGAAGAGAAGTTTCAAATTGCAAAAAGATATTTGGTTCCGAAGGTTATCGAAGCAAATGGTTTGAAACCTTTTAAAGTTACAATTAATGACAGTGCAATTAAAGCGACCATCCGTGGTTATACAAAAGAAGCGGGTGTTAGAAGTTTGGAGCGTGAGCTTTCAAATATCTGTCGTAAAGTAGCTCGCAAGCTTTTGGTTACCAAGAAAAAAGGCTTCGTAGTCAATGCTAAGAATCTCAAAGATCTCTTGGGATCTGCGAAGTACAAGTTTGGTAAAATCGAAGATAAAAACGAAATCGGTCTTACAAACGGAATGGCTTGGACAGAAGTTGGCGGCGATCTCTTGGTTGTTGAGGTAAGCGTTGTTCCAGGTAAAGGAAAGTTCATGGTCACGGGGCAACTCGGCGATGTCATGAAAGAATCAGCTTCAGCGGCGATGAGTTATATTCGAAGTCGTGCAGTGCTTTTTGGTCTTGATAAAGAATTTGTACAAAACATTGATATTCACATTCACGTTCCTGAAGGAGCAATTCCTAAAGATGGTCCTTCAGCGGGTA
The sequence above is a segment of the Oligoflexia bacterium genome. Coding sequences within it:
- the lon gene encoding endopeptidase La — protein: MSQGSKKETLTLPLLPLRDVIVFPHMMMPLFVGREKSINALEDAMSKKTDIVLAAQKEAKTNNPEPADIYQVGTLGSIIQLLRLPDGTVKVLIEGKRRLKIKQFVSNDNFFVVECDEMPEKVDNKIESEALIRSVKATFETYVKLNKRIPPEMLMSVASIDSPGRLADTIVAQLNLKLEDKQKALEISDPGKRLEELLSLMSGEIEILQVEKKIRSRVKKQMEKSQKEYYLNEQMQAIQKELGEKDDFQQEIIELEKAFKNKPLSKEASEKVKKEIKKLKMMSPMSAEATVVRNYIDWVLCLPWQKYSKDKTDIVAAEKILESDHYGLEKVKERILEYLAVQSLVESQKGPILCLVGPPGVGKTSLAKSISKSMNRNFVRISLGGVRDEAEVRGHRRTYIGAMPGKIIQAMKKADTGNPVFLLDEIDKMSTDFRGDPSSALLEVLDPEQNINFGDHYLEVDYDLSKVTFITTANSLHSIPRPLLDRMEIIGLEGYTEEEKFQIAKRYLVPKVIEANGLKPFKVTINDSAIKATIRGYTKEAGVRSLERELSNICRKVARKLLVTKKKGFVVNAKNLKDLLGSAKYKFGKIEDKNEIGLTNGMAWTEVGGDLLVVEVSVVPGKGKFMVTGQLGDVMKESASAAMSYIRSRAVLFGLDKEFVQNIDIHIHVPEGAIPKDGPSAGITMATSIVSALTKIPVKKTVAMTGEITLRGRVLPIGGLKEKILAAHRGGIKTIICPKENEKDLKDIPKKVIQQMKIILVDHVDQVIVNALDIRKPEEIFKTRTHSDAEGIKANYSGQTTHAH